One region of Trichosurus vulpecula isolate mTriVul1 chromosome 1, mTriVul1.pri, whole genome shotgun sequence genomic DNA includes:
- the HMGCS1 gene encoding hydroxymethylglutaryl-CoA synthase, cytoplasmic gives MPGSLPLNAEACWPKDVGVVALEIYFPSQYVDQAELEKYDGVDAGKYTIGLGQAKMGFCTDREDINSLCLTVVQNLMERNNLSYDCIGRLEVGTETIIDKSKSVKTNLMQLFEESGNTDIEGIDTTNACYGGTAAVFNAVNWIESSSWDGRYALVVAGDIAVYATGNARPTGGAGAVAMLIGPNAPLILERGLRGTHMQHAYDFYKPDMLSEYPVVDGKLSIQCYLSALDRCYAVYRNKIRAKWQKEGSDRDFTLNDFGFMIFHSPYCKLVQKSLARLLLSDFLSDQNRDKSGTYSGLEAFGDVKLEDTYFDRDVEKAFMKASADLFNQKTKASLLVSNQNGNMYTPSVYGCLASVLAQYTPQQLAGQRIGVFSYGSGFAATLYSLKVTQDATPGSALDKITMSLCDLKTRLDSRTCVAPDVFAENMKLREETHHLVNYIPQGSVDALFEGTWYLVRVDEKHRRTYARRPSPNDGTLDAGAGLVHSSIAAEHIPSPAKKVPRLPATTAEPEAATISNGEH, from the exons ATGCCTGGGTCCCTCCCTTTGAATGCAGAAGCCTGCTGGCCAAAAGATGTGGGAGTCGTTGCCCTGGAGATCTATTTTCCTTCTCAATATGTCGATCAAGCAGAGTTGGAAAAGTATGATGGTGTTGATGCTGGAAAGTATACCATTGGTTTGGGCCAGGCCAAAATGGGTTTCTGTACAGATAGAGAGGATATCAACTCGCTGTGCTTGACTGTGGTACAGAATCTCATGGAGAGAAACAATCTTTCCTATGATTGCATTGGAAGGCTAGAAGTTGGAACAGAGACAATCATCGATAAGTCCAAGTCAGTGAAGACAAATTTAATGCAACTATTTGAAGAATCGGGAAATACAGATATAGAAGGAATTGATACAACCAATGCATGCTATGGAGGCACTGCTGCAGTCTTCAATGCTGTCAACTGGATCGAATCTAGTTCCTGGGATG GACGTTATGCTCTGGTAGTTGCTGGAGATATTGCTGTATATGCCACAGGAAATGCTAGACCAACAGGTGGAGCTGGAGCTGTGGCTATGTTAATTGGCCCAAATGCACCTTTAATTTTAGAGCGAG GACTTCGTGGGACACACATGCAACATGCCTATGACTTTTATAAGCCTGATATGCTATCTGAATATCCCGTAGTTGATGGTAAACTATCTATACAGTGCTACCTTAGTGCATTAGATCGCTGCTATGCTGTCTATCGAAATAAGATTCGTGCCAAATGGCAGAAAG AAGGAAGTGATAGAGATTTTACCTTGAATGACTTTGGCTTCATGATTTTTCATTCACCATACTGTAAACTGGTTCAGAAGTCTCTAGCTCGGTTGTTGCTGAGTGACTTCCTCAGTGACcaaaacagagacaaaagtggCACATACAGTGGCCTGGAAGCCTTTGG GGATGTTAAACTTGAAGATACCTACTTTGATAGAGATGTGGAAAAGGCATTTATGAAGGCCAGTGCTGATCTCTTTAACCAGAAAACCAAAGCATCTTTGCTTGTATCCAATCAGAATGGAAACATGTATACACCTTCAGTTTATGGCTGCCTTGCCTCTGTCCTAGCACA ATACACACCTCAGCAGTTGGCAGGGCAAAGGATTGGAGTCTTTTCCTACGGGTCTGGTTTTGCTGCTACATTATACTCTCTTAAAGTTACACAAGATGCTACTCCTG GATCTGCCctggataaaataacaatgaGTTTATGTGATCTGAAAACAAGACTTGACTCAAGGACCTGTGTTGCACCAGATGTCTTTGCTGAAAATATGAAGCTCCGAGAAGAAACTCATCATTTGG TTAACTACATTCCCCAAGGTTCAGTGGATGCTCTTTTTGAAGGAACTTGGTACTTAGTTAGAGTGGATGAAAAGCACCGAAGGACTTATGCTCGTCGTCCCTCTCCAAATGATGGCACTCTGGATGCAGGAGCTGGGCTTGTACATTCGAGCATAGCAGCTGAG